DNA sequence from the Streptomyces sp. HUAS 15-9 genome:
ATGCTGGAGGGGCGGAGCGCCGGTGAGTACATGGAGGGGATGACCTCCATCGTCCGCCGCGAGCCGGTCGGCGTCTGCGCCCAGGTCGCGCCGTGGAACTACCCGATGATGATGGCCGTGTGGAAGTTCGCCCCGGCGATCGCCGCGGGCAACACCGTCGTCCTGAAGCCCTCGGACACCACCCCGGCCTCCACGGTCCTGATCGCCGAGATCCTCGGCTCGATCCTGCCCAAGGGCGTCTTCAACGTCATCTGCGGCGACCGTGACACCGGCCGCCGGATGGTCGAGCACCCCACCCCGGCGATGGCCTCCATCACCGGCTCCGTCCGGGCCGGCATGTCGGTCGCCGAGTCCGCGGCCAAGGACGTCAAGCGCGTCCACCTGGAGCTGGGCGGCAAGGCGCCGGTCGTCGTGTTCGACGACACCGACATCGCCAAGGCCGTCGAGGACATCTCCGTGGCGGGCTTCTTCAACGCCGGCCAGGACTGCACGGCCGCCACCCGCGTCCTCGTCCAGGAGTCCGTCCACGACGAGTTCGTCGCGGCGCTCGCCAAGGCCGCCGCCGAGACGAAGACCGGCCAGCCGGACGACGAGGACGTGCTGTTCGGCCCGCTCAACAACCCGAACCAGCTCCAGCAGGTCACCGGCTTCATCGAGCGCCTCCCTGCCCACGCCAAGGTCGAGGCGGGCGGCCACCGGGTCGGCGACAAGGGCTACTTCTACGCCCCGACCGTCGTCTCCGGCCTGAAGCAGGACGACGAGATCATCCAGAACGAGGTCTTCGGCCCGGTCATCACCGTCCAGTCCTTCACCGACGAGGACCAGGCCGTCGAGTGGGCCAACGGCGTCGAGTACGCCCTCGCCTCCTCCGTCTGGACCAAGGACCACGGCCGCGCCATGCGGATGTCCAAGAAGCTCGACTTCGGCTGTGTGTGGATCAACACCCACATCCCGCTGGTTGCCGAGATGCCGCACGGCGGCTTCAAGAAGTCCGGCTACGGCAAGGACCTGTCGGCGTACGGCTTCGACGACTACACCCGCGTCAAGCACGTCATGACGTCGCTGGACGGCTGACGCCACAAACCCGCGGCCCCGGACGGAGGACAGCCCGTCCGGGGCCGCGGTGTCTTTCTGCGCGGCGGGCGGACCGTCGCGGGGCCGCGCGACGAGGGGGCCCGCCGCCCTTGAGGGGGCTGCCGCGGGTGCGGGGGCTGGAGTGCGTCGTGGCCGGAGGCCTGGTCGTCAACATCGCCGACAATGCCGTACGGCATGACCGCCCGGCGGGGGAGGGCAGTTGGGCTTCTGTCCGGACCGGGCGGACGCGACGCATCCGCACTGCGGGCTGACCGTGGAGGTCGGTCCGGCTCCGGTCGGTCCGCGTCCCCGCGCGGGGACCTGATCGTATCGACAAGGTGTCGGCTACGTCCGGGCCCGCTCGACGCACCGTCGATTGTCCGGCCGCAGGCCGGGGAGGCATGCTGCCAGGGTGCCCCAGACTTCTTCCCACACGCCCGCGCTCTCCCGCCGCTCCCTGCTGCGCGCGCTGGGCGGCACCGCCGGGCTCGGCGCCCTCGCCGGCTGCGGGGTGCCCGCCGCGTACGTGAAGCCCGGCGACCGCGCCGTAGCCGATCTGTCCGCCAAGGACAAGAAGCTGACCTGGGCGAACTGGCCCCTCTACATCGATACGGACGACGACGACCCGAACAAGCGGCCGACGCTCGAGGCCTTCGAGAAGCGCACCGGGATATCCGTCGACTACATCGAGGAGATCAACGACAACGACGAGTTCTTCGGCAAGATCAGCCCGTCGTTGATGAACCACCAGTCGACGGGCCGCGACCTGATCGTCATCAGCGACTGGATGTGCGCGCGGTTCGTGCGGCTGGGCTGGGTCCAGAAGATGGACCGAGCCCGGCAGCCCAACGTGGCGAAGTACCTGGACCCGCTTCTGCGCTCGCCCGCCTTCGACCCCGGCCGCAGGTTCACGGTGCCGTGGCAGTCCGGCATCACCGGTATCGCGTACAACCGCCGCAAGCTGGGCCGCGAGATCCGTCATGTCTCCGACCTCTGGGCGAGCGACCTCAAGGGCCGGGTGACCCTCCTGTCCGGCCTGGACGAGGCGTTCGCGCTGCTCATGCAGGGCAACGGCGTGGACATCACCAAGTGGACGGCGGACGACTTCCACGGGGTGTGCGACCAGGTGGAGAAGGAGGTCCACCGGGGCCAGATCCGCCGCTTCACCGGCAACGACTACACCAAGGACCTGGTCAGCGGGGACGTACTGGCCTGCCAGGCCTACTCCGGCGACGTCATC
Encoded proteins:
- a CDS encoding gamma-aminobutyraldehyde dehydrogenase; this translates as MSTELRGLRTLRNYIDGEFRDAADGRTTEVVNPATGEAYATAPLSGQADVDAAMAAAAAAFPGWRDTTPAERQKALLKIADAFEERAEELIAAEVENTGKPTGLTRSEEIPPMVDQIRFFAGAARMLEGRSAGEYMEGMTSIVRREPVGVCAQVAPWNYPMMMAVWKFAPAIAAGNTVVLKPSDTTPASTVLIAEILGSILPKGVFNVICGDRDTGRRMVEHPTPAMASITGSVRAGMSVAESAAKDVKRVHLELGGKAPVVVFDDTDIAKAVEDISVAGFFNAGQDCTAATRVLVQESVHDEFVAALAKAAAETKTGQPDDEDVLFGPLNNPNQLQQVTGFIERLPAHAKVEAGGHRVGDKGYFYAPTVVSGLKQDDEIIQNEVFGPVITVQSFTDEDQAVEWANGVEYALASSVWTKDHGRAMRMSKKLDFGCVWINTHIPLVAEMPHGGFKKSGYGKDLSAYGFDDYTRVKHVMTSLDG
- a CDS encoding ABC transporter substrate-binding protein, producing the protein MPQTSSHTPALSRRSLLRALGGTAGLGALAGCGVPAAYVKPGDRAVADLSAKDKKLTWANWPLYIDTDDDDPNKRPTLEAFEKRTGISVDYIEEINDNDEFFGKISPSLMNHQSTGRDLIVISDWMCARFVRLGWVQKMDRARQPNVAKYLDPLLRSPAFDPGRRFTVPWQSGITGIAYNRRKLGREIRHVSDLWASDLKGRVTLLSGLDEAFALLMQGNGVDITKWTADDFHGVCDQVEKEVHRGQIRRFTGNDYTKDLVSGDVLACQAYSGDVIQLQADNPDIRFVVPEEGAELWSDSLMIPNRARHKANAERLVDYYYEPEVAAELAAWVNYVCPVPAARDVLASSKDKDTAALADNPLIFPDTAMRRRLAIARDIKSTERVEFAKRWNKLVGL